A region of Alkalidesulfovibrio alkalitolerans DSM 16529 DNA encodes the following proteins:
- a CDS encoding hemolysin family protein, with translation MLVLILAVGLATLISFFCSLSEAALYSISWAKIEGLRREKRRSGDVLYELRQDIEKPISAILTLNTVANTAGASVAGAAAAGVFGTQNLLFFAIVFTVIILIFGEIIPKTIGVLYCRQVAPVLAWPIRWMVRVFSPVTWLLGFVVGFLKDKSGGPQTTEEDIKAIVSLTRKAGLLKPYEELSIRNILTLDKKRVEDVMTPRTVVFSRPANLSVSEAMREDGMWPHSRVPVWEDDSEDIVGLVYRREVLEALAKDRHGATLAQLMKPVEFILESLTLDRALIKFLESRTHLFVVLDEYGGFSGVITLEDVLEEILGKEIVDETDQVADMRELARRRRKTLTQSRS, from the coding sequence ATGCTGGTACTTATCCTCGCCGTGGGGCTCGCCACGCTCATCTCCTTCTTTTGCTCGCTGAGCGAAGCCGCGCTGTATTCCATATCCTGGGCCAAGATCGAGGGGCTGCGCCGCGAAAAGCGTCGCTCGGGAGACGTCCTTTACGAGTTGCGCCAGGACATCGAGAAGCCCATTTCCGCCATCCTGACTCTGAACACCGTGGCCAACACGGCCGGAGCCTCCGTGGCCGGGGCGGCTGCGGCGGGCGTCTTCGGGACGCAGAACCTGCTGTTCTTCGCCATCGTCTTTACGGTCATCATCCTGATCTTCGGCGAAATCATTCCCAAAACCATCGGCGTGCTTTACTGCCGCCAAGTGGCTCCGGTGCTGGCCTGGCCCATCAGATGGATGGTGCGCGTTTTCTCGCCCGTCACCTGGCTGCTGGGCTTCGTGGTGGGTTTTCTCAAGGACAAGAGCGGCGGCCCGCAGACCACGGAAGAGGACATCAAGGCCATCGTCAGCCTGACGCGCAAGGCCGGGCTTCTCAAACCCTACGAGGAACTGTCCATCCGCAACATCCTGACCCTGGATAAAAAGCGCGTTGAAGACGTCATGACCCCGCGCACGGTGGTCTTTTCCCGGCCCGCGAATCTCAGCGTGTCCGAGGCCATGCGCGAGGACGGCATGTGGCCGCACAGCCGCGTGCCCGTCTGGGAGGACGACTCCGAAGACATCGTCGGGCTGGTCTACCGCCGCGAGGTGCTCGAAGCCTTGGCCAAGGACCGCCACGGCGCGACCCTGGCCCAACTCATGAAACCGGTGGAATTTATCCTGGAATCCTTGACCCTGGACCGTGCGCTTATTAAGTTCCTCGAATCCCGCACGCACCTGTTCGTCGTGCTCGACGAGTACGGAGGTTTTTCTGGCGTTATTACGTTGGAAGACGTGCTGGAGGAAATATTGGGCAAGGAAATCGTCGACGAGACCGACCAGGTGGCCGACATGCGCGAACTGGCCCGCCGACGGCGCAAGACCCTGACCCAGTCCAGATCGTGA
- a CDS encoding glycosyltransferase family 9 protein yields the protein MDSRKTPPTGPFSRIALWQTAFLGDAVLTLPLAATLKRAWPSAEMTFFVRKGLGGLFSAQPEFSRVVEIDKRGADKGIAGAIRLGRMLRGQGFDLMVSAHTSLRSALVALSSGIATRVGYDAPLFNRLAYTRAVPRRFEELDEIERLLGLAEALGLHDHAAWPGLVLPDAALREAEALLHGLSGPLIGLHPGSVWPTKRWPAPHFARLADLCLTAGFTVLLFAGPGEEDTARAVRAAMRGKDSAGLTDFSGRLSLPVLAAVLGRLDAYATNDSGPMHLAWAQKTPVAAFFGPTVRSLGFFPRGRSRVLETPLPCRPCGLHGHKTCPEGHHRCMTDVTPEEAFAVVRDLVEQGREDAR from the coding sequence ATGGACTCGCGAAAAACTCCGCCCACCGGCCCCTTTTCCCGCATCGCCCTGTGGCAGACCGCCTTTCTGGGCGACGCAGTGCTCACGCTGCCCCTAGCCGCGACGCTCAAGCGCGCTTGGCCCAGTGCCGAGATGACTTTTTTCGTGCGCAAGGGCCTTGGCGGCCTCTTTTCCGCTCAGCCCGAGTTCTCGCGCGTCGTGGAGATCGACAAACGCGGCGCGGACAAGGGGATTGCCGGGGCCATCCGCCTGGGACGCATGCTGCGCGGCCAGGGATTCGACCTCATGGTCTCGGCCCACACGAGCCTTCGCAGCGCCCTGGTGGCCCTGTCCTCGGGCATCGCCACGCGCGTGGGTTACGACGCGCCGCTCTTCAACCGCCTGGCCTACACCCGCGCTGTGCCGCGCCGTTTCGAGGAATTGGACGAGATCGAACGGCTGCTCGGCCTGGCCGAGGCGCTGGGGCTTCACGATCACGCCGCCTGGCCCGGCCTCGTCCTGCCGGACGCGGCGCTTCGCGAGGCCGAGGCGCTCCTTCACGGCCTGAGCGGGCCGCTGATCGGCCTGCACCCAGGCTCGGTCTGGCCCACCAAACGCTGGCCCGCACCGCATTTCGCGCGGCTGGCCGATCTTTGCCTCACGGCCGGGTTCACGGTCCTGCTCTTCGCCGGCCCGGGCGAGGAGGACACGGCGCGCGCCGTGCGCGCGGCCATGCGCGGCAAAGACAGCGCCGGGTTGACGGACTTCTCCGGCAGGCTCTCCCTGCCCGTGCTCGCTGCCGTGCTCGGCAGGCTCGACGCCTACGCCACCAACGACTCCGGCCCCATGCACCTGGCCTGGGCGCAAAAGACGCCCGTGGCCGCCTTCTTCGGCCCCACGGTGCGCTCGCTGGGGTTCTTCCCGCGCGGCCGGAGCCGCGTGCTGGAAACGCCCCTGCCCTGCCGCCCCTGCGGCCTGCACGGCCACAAGACGTGCCCCGAAGGGCACCACCGCTGCATGACCGATGTCACGCCCGAGGAGGCCTTCGCCGTGGTGCGCGATCTCGTGGAGCAGGGCCGGGAGGACGCCCGGTGA